The proteins below come from a single Micropterus dolomieu isolate WLL.071019.BEF.003 ecotype Adirondacks linkage group LG05, ASM2129224v1, whole genome shotgun sequence genomic window:
- the ccn1 gene encoding CCN family member 1, with protein MLMLTVVVTFLGSLNLVFSSSSSSCLSVCECPLEMPKCAPGVSVVLDGCGCCKVCARQLNEDCSLTEPCDHTKGLECNFGASFAAATTRGICRAKSEGRPCEYNSRIYQNGESFQPNCKHQCTCIDGAVGCVPLCPQELSLPNLGCANPRLVKVAGQCCEEWVCNDGKQTDTPERIFGKDTLTDELERDLTNKNELITIVKGGLKSLPAFRAQPEVHMFDSQKCIVQTTPWSQCSKSCGTGISTRVTNNNSECKLVKETRICEVRPCTQSPYSSLKKGKKCSRTKKSSQPVKFTYAGCSSLKKYRPKYCGACVDGRCCTPHDTRTIRVKFRCEDGETFNKNIMMIESCKCTYNCPHASEASYPFYRLFNDIHKFRD; from the exons ATGCTGATGCTTACTGTTGTCGTTACCTTCCTTGGAAGCCTCAACTTG gtcttctcctcctcctcctcctcctgcctctctgtgtgtgagtgtccgCTGGAGATGCCCAAGTGCGCACCCGGAGTGAGCGTTGTCCTGGACGGCTGCGGCTGCTGCAAAGTTTGCGCCAGGCAGCTGAACGAGGACTGCAGCTTGACCGAGCCTTGTGACCACACTAAAGGGCTGGAGTGTAACTTTGGGGCCAGCtttgctgctgctactactcgTGGCATCTGCCGAG CCAAGTCAGAGGGTAGACCCTGCGAGTACAACAGCAGGATCTACCAGAACGGAGAGAGCTTCCAGCCCAACTGTAAACACCAGTGCACATGTATCGATGGGGCAGTGGGATGTGTCCCGCTGTGCCCACAGGAGCTCTCCCTGCCCAACCTGGGCTGTGCCAACCCCAGACTGGTCAAGGTAGCAGGCCAGTGCTGTGAAGAGTGGGTGTGTAATGATGGCAAGCAGACAGACACCCCAGAGAGGATCTTTGGCAAAGACACGTTGACTGATGAGCTGGAAAGAGACCTCACCAACAAGAACGAGCTCATTACTATTGTCAAGGGAGGACTCAAGTCTCTACCTG cATTCAGAGCACAGCCTGAAGTCCACATGTTTGACAGCCAGAAGTGCATCGTCCAAACCACACCCTGGTCCCAGTGCTCCAAGAGCTGTGGAACCGGCATCTCCACTAGAGTCACGAACAACAACAGCGAGTGCAAGTTGGTCAAAGAGACAAGAATCTGTGAAGTGCGACCGTGCACCCAGTCACCTTACTCCAGTCTGAAG AAAGGAAAGAAGTGCAGCAGAACCAAGAAATCCAGCCAGCCAGTGAAGTTCACCTACGCCGGCTGCTCCAGCCTGAAGAAGTACAGGCCCAAATACTGCGGAGCCTGTGTGGACGGCCGCTGCTGCACCCCCCATGACACCAGAACCATCCGTGTCAAGTTCCGCTGTGAGGATGGCGAGACCTTCAACAAGAACATCATGATGATCGAGTCCTGCAAGTGCACGTACAACTGTCCCCATGCCAGCGAAGCCTCCTATCCCTTCTACCGcctcttcaatgacatccacaAGTTCAGAGACTAA